A stretch of the Clarias gariepinus isolate MV-2021 ecotype Netherlands chromosome 26, CGAR_prim_01v2, whole genome shotgun sequence genome encodes the following:
- the LOC128513871 gene encoding serine/threonine-protein kinase pim-3-like, whose translation MADDLGMDNLQMANVHGAYLLRGGAIGAEIKSGIREAIKRFEVHEYVLFYDLRVCSAKLPVAFAARYVVGELLGEGSMGLVYAEVRKAEKSEILLFLIMFGVCEQVVIKYVDKSVSREYISKPGETHSLPLEVALMQMVSIPPHCENLVELLQWFKVSVCFILVLERPSPYMDLHEFCTRINSPLSEPLA comes from the exons ATGGCAGACGATCTTGGTATGGACAA CCTGCAGATGGCGAATGTTCACGGTGCATATCTGCTGCGTGGCGGCGCAATTGGAGCTGAGATC AAATCAGGCATCAGGGAAGCTATCAAGCGATTCGAGGTTCACGAATATGTGCTGTTTTATGACCTCAGGGTTTGCTCAGCCAAGCTTCCag TGGCGTTTGCAGCACGGTACGTGGTGGGAGAGCTGCTGGGAGAAGGAAGCATGGGTTTGGTCTATGCTGAAGTGAGGAAGGCAGAAAAATCG GAAATCCTACTTTTCCTAATTATGTTTGGTGTATGTGAACAGGTTGTTATTAAATATGTGGACAAATCTGTCTCCAGGGAGTACATCAGCAAG CCTGGAGAAACACACAGCCTGCCTCTGGAGGTCGCGTTGATGCAGATGGTGTCCATTCCACCTCACTGTGAGAACCTGGTGGAGCTATTGCAATGGTTTAAGGTGTCTGTTTGCTTCATCTTGGTTCTGGAGCGACCCAGTCCTTACATGGACCTGCATGAGTTCTGCACTCGTATCAACAGCCCACTGTCTGAACCGCTGGCTTGA